Proteins encoded within one genomic window of Formosa agariphila KMM 3901:
- a CDS encoding TonB-dependent receptor, whose translation MKSFILLLLLCIVATPSFAQNIIQGRVVENDTQQGLSIIDVYFPLLEKGSITDDDGYFSIENIPNGTYKIVFSSIGYESQTQNISIPYTGELKISLKTSVTEMEEVIISTPFHKLQRDNVMMVERAKVSDLKASGAVTLADGITDIPGVESITTGTSIGKPVIRGLSSNRVLVYTQGVRLENQQFGDEHGLGISDAGIESVEVIKGPASLLYGSDALGGVLYLNPERFAAQDESHGDFGTTYFGNTQGFSSNAGYKTSGNGFKFLIRGSASEHSDYDTKDYRVTNSRFKEKDLKAGFGYQSTNFKTEVRYNLNDSKLGIPEEIGEQSTDKTPLLPYQQVTNHIFSSKTNIFFENSSLDVTLGYLYNDRKEFEEEHDHDHGDEDDHDDHDHDVADEDHDDDHDDHDEHEELHPALQMKLKTFNYDVKYHMPTFGKFETIVGVQGMNQVNTNYGEEILIPNATTNDIGVLAMSHIHFDKMDIQIGARFDNRNISTEDDLNRTYNSFNGAAGLKTNITKNTSLRLNLASGFRAPNLAELTSYGSHEGTNRFEIGNPDLNNEQNYQSDLALEYKNRHIEVYANGFYNKVNNYIYLSPNGELINDDPVYLYLQDDAALYGGEIGIHIHPHPIHWLHIESSFESVTGKQDNGDYLPLIPANNFKNTVRVEFEKNWIQKGYAFVKLSSTLAQNNVSANETTSDSYNLLSAGIGGDFQLFKNTLNVSITGSNLTDKQYINHLSRLKTDGIYNIGRNLSVGLTYKI comes from the coding sequence ATGAAATCATTCATATTATTACTATTATTATGCATTGTCGCGACGCCTAGTTTTGCACAAAACATAATACAAGGACGTGTTGTAGAAAACGATACTCAACAAGGCTTGTCTATTATAGACGTTTATTTTCCACTGCTTGAAAAAGGAAGCATTACAGATGACGACGGGTATTTTTCAATAGAAAACATTCCTAACGGCACTTACAAAATTGTTTTCTCTTCTATAGGATACGAATCACAAACTCAAAATATTTCTATTCCATATACCGGTGAGCTTAAAATATCACTAAAAACTTCGGTAACAGAAATGGAAGAAGTTATTATTTCTACGCCATTTCATAAATTACAACGCGACAATGTTATGATGGTTGAACGCGCAAAGGTATCTGATTTAAAAGCTAGCGGTGCAGTAACCCTTGCCGATGGTATTACAGATATTCCAGGTGTTGAAAGTATTACAACAGGTACCAGTATTGGAAAACCAGTAATTCGTGGATTAAGTTCTAACCGTGTTTTAGTATATACTCAAGGTGTGCGTCTAGAAAATCAGCAATTCGGAGACGAGCATGGTTTAGGGATTAGCGATGCCGGAATTGAAAGTGTTGAAGTTATTAAAGGCCCTGCTTCCCTACTCTATGGTAGTGATGCTTTAGGAGGTGTATTGTATTTAAATCCTGAGCGTTTTGCTGCACAAGACGAATCTCATGGGGATTTTGGTACAACTTATTTCGGAAATACTCAAGGTTTTAGTTCTAATGCTGGATATAAAACTTCTGGAAACGGATTTAAATTCTTAATTCGTGGAAGTGCTTCAGAACATTCAGATTACGATACTAAAGACTACCGTGTAACTAATAGTAGATTTAAAGAAAAAGATTTAAAGGCAGGTTTCGGATATCAATCCACGAACTTTAAAACTGAAGTGAGATATAATTTAAATGATTCTAAATTAGGAATTCCTGAAGAAATTGGAGAACAGTCTACAGACAAAACACCACTTCTACCTTACCAACAAGTAACTAATCATATTTTTAGTTCTAAGACCAATATCTTTTTTGAAAATTCGAGTTTAGATGTTACACTCGGATATTTATATAATGACAGAAAAGAGTTTGAAGAAGAACACGATCACGACCACGGTGATGAAGATGATCATGATGACCATGACCATGATGTTGCTGATGAAGATCATGACGATGACCACGATGATCATGATGAACATGAGGAATTACATCCTGCTTTACAAATGAAATTAAAAACATTTAATTACGATGTAAAATACCACATGCCAACTTTTGGTAAATTTGAAACTATTGTTGGTGTTCAAGGCATGAACCAAGTAAATACCAATTATGGTGAAGAAATCTTAATCCCGAATGCAACTACTAATGATATTGGTGTTTTAGCCATGTCGCATATTCATTTTGATAAAATGGATATTCAAATAGGTGCTCGTTTTGACAATAGAAACATTTCTACCGAAGACGATTTAAACAGAACCTATAATAGCTTTAACGGTGCTGCTGGTTTAAAAACTAACATCACTAAAAACACATCTTTACGATTAAATTTAGCTTCTGGATTTAGAGCTCCAAACTTAGCAGAATTAACATCTTATGGTTCTCACGAAGGGACTAACCGTTTTGAAATTGGTAACCCCGATTTAAACAACGAGCAAAATTATCAATCAGATTTAGCTTTAGAATATAAAAACAGACATATTGAAGTTTATGCTAACGGATTTTACAATAAAGTAAACAATTATATTTACCTATCGCCAAATGGAGAGCTTATAAACGACGACCCTGTTTATTTATACTTACAAGATGATGCTGCATTATACGGAGGTGAAATTGGAATTCATATTCACCCGCACCCTATTCACTGGTTGCATATAGAAAGTAGTTTTGAATCGGTAACAGGAAAACAAGATAACGGAGACTATTTACCTTTAATACCTGCAAATAATTTTAAAAACACTGTTCGCGTTGAGTTCGAGAAAAACTGGATTCAGAAAGGATATGCTTTTGTAAAATTAAGCTCAACTTTAGCTCAAAACAATGTCAGTGCAAACGAAACTACTTCAGATAGTTACAACCTATTAAGCGCTGGTATTGGTGGAGATTTTCAGTTGTTTAAAAACACTCTAAACGTAAGTATTACGGGAAGTAACTTAACAGATAAGCAATATATAAACCATTTATCGCGATTAAAAACAGACGGGATTTATAATATTGGAAGAAATTTAAGTGTAGGTTTAACCTATAAAATCTAG
- a CDS encoding UPF0158 family protein, whose protein sequence is MTLTDDKIKEIAELLECGMVCYIHKHTLNIEYYPDYNELYMDPEEWEDTIKKVQSHLDEYICIKKMDAKHAFQVMEAFTRTLTDLEFKQELEHCLSTKKPFQNFRFLMVNSKYKSMWLEHKKQAIINWVRHQLDF, encoded by the coding sequence ATGACTTTAACTGATGACAAAATTAAAGAAATCGCTGAATTATTAGAATGTGGCATGGTATGTTATATTCATAAACACACATTAAATATAGAATATTATCCTGATTATAATGAACTGTATATGGATCCTGAAGAGTGGGAAGATACTATTAAAAAAGTGCAGTCTCATCTAGACGAATATATATGTATAAAGAAAATGGATGCCAAACATGCATTTCAAGTTATGGAAGCTTTTACTCGAACTCTAACTGACTTGGAATTTAAACAAGAATTAGAACACTGTTTATCTACCAAAAAACCGTTTCAGAATTTTAGATTCTTAATGGTTAACTCTAAATACAAAAGCATGTGGCTAGAACATAAAAAACAGGCGATTATAAATTGGGTAAGACACCAATTAGACTTCTAG
- a CDS encoding CPBP family intramembrane glutamic endopeptidase — MEILQSKVEIFTGISKVFISYLKAPYNNEEKTLFQGYSKASVFITALIIAFFLNFCFTIVFSIIETMGLVDFEDHASTKLFEDYPPYVIVLLGVLAAPILEELIFRGPLTAFTGKKGFKYVFYFFALAFGLVHITNFEITRNVLILAPILVAPQIIIGLFLGIIRLQYGLIYSILFHAIYNGIIIIPAVLLMTE, encoded by the coding sequence ATGGAAATATTACAATCTAAAGTAGAAATATTTACAGGAATTTCAAAAGTCTTTATAAGCTATTTAAAGGCGCCTTATAATAACGAAGAAAAAACGTTATTTCAAGGGTATTCTAAAGCTAGTGTCTTTATTACGGCACTTATAATTGCCTTTTTTCTAAACTTTTGCTTTACCATAGTGTTTTCTATTATTGAAACCATGGGCCTTGTAGATTTTGAAGATCATGCTTCTACAAAACTGTTTGAAGATTACCCACCATATGTTATTGTATTACTAGGCGTGCTCGCAGCTCCTATACTTGAAGAACTTATATTTAGAGGACCTCTTACCGCGTTTACAGGAAAAAAAGGATTTAAATACGTATTTTATTTTTTCGCTTTAGCCTTTGGTTTGGTACATATTACAAACTTCGAAATCACTCGAAATGTTTTAATCTTAGCTCCAATTTTAGTCGCTCCTCAAATTATTATCGGATTATTTTTAGGAATCATCAGACTACAATATGGGTTAATATACTCGATATTATTTCATGCAATTTATAATGGTATTATAATTATTCCTGCCGTTTTACTTATGACTGAATAA
- a CDS encoding TIGR02757 family protein has protein sequence MTKNELKEFLDEKVILYNNPKFIESDPIQIPHQFTLKEDIEISGFLTATISWGNRKSIIKNAKSMMELLDNSPYDFVINHSEKDLESLNAFVHRTFNGDDLSQFIKSLNHIYTQHSGLEMLFSKYASTDSLQPSIHEFKNVFFENPHLQRTQKHISDPLKNSAAKRINMYLRWMVRNDNTGVDFGIWNSLSPSQLSCPLDVHSGNVARKLGLLSRKQNDGKALLELDTALRALDENDPVKYDFALFGLGVFEGF, from the coding sequence ATGACAAAAAACGAACTCAAAGAATTTCTAGACGAGAAAGTCATCCTTTACAATAACCCTAAATTTATTGAAAGCGACCCTATTCAAATTCCACATCAGTTTACCTTGAAGGAAGATATTGAAATCTCAGGTTTTCTAACCGCGACTATTTCATGGGGGAACAGAAAAAGCATTATTAAAAATGCAAAATCGATGATGGAATTATTAGATAATTCACCTTATGATTTTGTAATTAATCATTCCGAAAAAGATTTAGAATCCTTAAATGCCTTTGTACATCGCACCTTTAATGGAGACGATTTGTCTCAATTCATTAAAAGTCTGAACCATATTTACACCCAACATTCCGGATTAGAGATGTTATTTTCTAAATACGCCTCTACAGATTCTTTACAACCGTCTATACATGAGTTTAAAAACGTGTTTTTTGAGAATCCACATTTACAACGTACACAAAAACACATTAGTGACCCATTGAAAAATTCGGCGGCAAAACGCATTAATATGTATTTACGTTGGATGGTAAGAAACGACAATACCGGAGTCGATTTTGGAATTTGGAACAGTTTATCTCCGTCACAACTTTCTTGTCCGTTAGATGTACATTCTGGAAACGTGGCTAGAAAACTAGGTTTGCTAAGTAGAAAACAAAATGACGGAAAAGCATTATTAGAATTGGATACTGCGCTTAGAGCTTTAGACGAAAATGACCCCGTAAAATACGATTTTGCACTCTTTGGTCTCGGTGTTTTTGAAGGGTTCTAA
- a CDS encoding ABC transporter ATP-binding protein: MIQAKNIHKYYDDFHVLKGVNLHIKKSEIVSIVGASGAGKTTLLQILGTLDSPSKQDACKLVINGINIQELKEKGLAKFRNEHIGFIFQFHQLLPEFSALENVCIPAFIKGVNPKEAEPRAKELLDFLGLSHRYHHKPNELSGGEQQRVAVARALINNPSLIFADEPSGNLDSESAEQLHSLFFKLREQFGQTFVIVTHNEELANLADRKLVMVDGNITI, from the coding sequence ATGATTCAAGCAAAAAACATTCATAAATATTACGACGATTTTCATGTTTTAAAAGGTGTAAATCTTCATATAAAAAAAAGTGAAATCGTATCTATTGTTGGTGCTTCTGGCGCTGGAAAAACTACTTTACTTCAAATTTTAGGCACTTTAGATTCTCCTTCAAAACAAGATGCTTGCAAACTTGTAATCAATGGTATAAACATTCAAGAGTTAAAGGAAAAAGGCCTAGCGAAATTTAGAAATGAGCATATTGGTTTCATATTTCAATTTCATCAATTATTACCTGAATTTAGCGCTTTAGAAAACGTATGCATACCCGCATTTATTAAAGGCGTTAATCCTAAAGAAGCAGAACCCAGAGCTAAAGAATTACTTGACTTTTTAGGGCTTTCTCATCGCTATCATCATAAACCAAACGAATTATCGGGTGGAGAGCAACAGCGTGTTGCCGTGGCTCGTGCACTTATAAACAATCCAAGTTTAATTTTTGCAGACGAACCTTCGGGAAATTTAGATAGTGAATCTGCAGAACAATTGCATAGTTTGTTCTTTAAATTACGTGAACAATTTGGACAAACCTTTGTAATTGTAACGCACAATGAAGAATTAGCCAACTTGGCCGACAGAAAATTAGTTATGGTAGATGGAAATATTACAATCTAA
- a CDS encoding SDR family oxidoreductase yields MKIAVTSASGQLGSAIVKQLIQEISSDQVIAIARTPEKAKHLGVEVRIGDYNNREDFNSALKGVDIVLLVSGMDDPQKRIQQHRNVIDAAKQNGVKKIVYTSIIGDSENTAFSHVVKSNRQTEEDLKNSGLVWVIGRNGIYIEPDLEFIDTYIKEGEIRNCAQTGKCGYTSRPELAYAYAQMLLHSKHNGKTYNLIGEAITQSELATYINTVYNTDLKYTSVSVEEYKKERQHALGEFIGTIISGIYEGIKNGVNNVPSDYEKAAGRPHKSHIDSIKDYKSNHTTS; encoded by the coding sequence ATGAAAATTGCAGTTACATCAGCCAGCGGTCAGTTAGGATCTGCCATTGTAAAACAACTAATACAAGAAATAAGTTCAGACCAAGTTATTGCCATTGCAAGAACTCCTGAAAAGGCAAAACACCTTGGTGTAGAAGTTAGAATTGGAGATTATAATAATCGAGAAGATTTTAACAGCGCTTTAAAAGGTGTAGATATAGTTTTATTGGTCTCTGGAATGGACGATCCCCAAAAAAGAATACAACAACACAGAAATGTTATAGACGCTGCAAAACAAAATGGGGTAAAAAAAATAGTGTATACTAGTATTATTGGCGACTCTGAAAACACGGCTTTTAGCCATGTTGTTAAAAGTAATAGACAAACTGAAGAGGATCTTAAAAACTCTGGTTTAGTATGGGTAATTGGAAGAAATGGTATTTATATAGAACCCGATTTAGAGTTTATAGACACTTATATAAAAGAAGGCGAAATTAGAAACTGTGCTCAAACTGGTAAATGCGGTTATACAAGCAGACCTGAGTTAGCTTACGCCTATGCACAAATGCTCTTACATAGTAAACATAACGGAAAAACATATAATTTAATAGGAGAAGCCATTACACAATCGGAATTAGCAACCTATATAAACACCGTTTATAATACAGATTTAAAATACACATCGGTTTCTGTTGAAGAATATAAAAAAGAACGACAACATGCTTTAGGTGAATTTATAGGAACCATAATATCGGGTATCTATGAAGGTATAAAAAACGGAGTTAATAATGTACCTTCAGATTATGAAAAAGCAGCGGGTCGACCGCATAAATCTCATATAGATAGTATTAAAGATTACAAAAGCAATCATACAACGTCTTAA
- the folE gene encoding GTP cyclohydrolase I FolE, with the protein MPYKHYEEYNLEITDEIKSQYQNIITNIGEDVSRDGLQKTPERASKAMQFLTQGYELDAAEILKSAMFKESYNEMVIVKNIELYSLCEHHLLPFFGKAHIAYIPNGHIVGLSKIPRIVDVFARRLQVQERLTKQILDCINDTLKPQGVAVVIEASHMCMMMRGVQKQNSVTTTSGFRGQFEKIETRNEFLKLISEDLS; encoded by the coding sequence ATGCCTTATAAACATTACGAAGAGTATAATCTGGAAATTACAGATGAAATAAAATCGCAATACCAAAATATTATTACAAACATAGGCGAGGATGTTTCGCGAGATGGGTTACAAAAAACACCCGAACGCGCCTCTAAAGCCATGCAGTTTTTAACTCAAGGTTACGAATTAGATGCTGCCGAGATTTTAAAAAGCGCTATGTTTAAAGAGTCGTATAACGAAATGGTAATCGTGAAAAACATAGAGTTGTATTCACTTTGCGAGCATCATTTATTGCCTTTTTTTGGTAAAGCGCATATTGCATATATTCCTAACGGACATATTGTTGGGTTAAGTAAAATACCCAGAATAGTAGATGTTTTTGCAAGACGCTTACAAGTTCAGGAACGCTTAACAAAGCAAATATTAGACTGTATAAACGATACTTTAAAACCACAAGGAGTAGCAGTGGTTATAGAAGCGAGCCATATGTGTATGATGATGCGTGGCGTACAAAAACAAAATTCGGTAACTACAACTTCTGGATTTCGTGGTCAGTTTGAAAAGATTGAAACAAGAAATGAATTTTTAAAGTTGATAAGTGAAGATTTGTCATAA
- a CDS encoding S10 family peptidase, which produces MKQYLNILFVLLSISVFSQSRKIPIDTMVVTTHTSTIKGKSISYTATTGTQPVWDKNGNPIASLYYTYYERNNVKNSTNRPLLISFNGGPGSASVWMHIAYTGPKVLNLDDEGYPVQPYGVKDNPNSILDIADIVYVNPVNTGYSRMIADKEGKFPDRKVFFGINADIKYLAEWVNTFVTRKNRWESPKYLIGESYGGTRVMGLAKELQNSQWMYLNGVIMVSPADYKLYSTGQPIYSALNLPYFTATAWHHKVLPPELQQKDLLDILPEVENYSINTLMPAIAKGGFISETEKKQVADKVAYYSGLKTEEVLQSNLEVPNNYFWKSLLRDKTGQTVGRLDSRYLGIDKTETGISPDYNAEISSWSHSFTPAINYYLREHLNFKTDIKYNMFGNVHPWNKENNNVREGLRQAMAQNPYLKVLIQSGYYDGATTYFAAKYTMGQIDPSGKMKDRFTFKGYRSGHMMYLRKDDLKTANDDIREFIKTASSNGKAAKYTKD; this is translated from the coding sequence ATGAAACAGTATTTAAATATTCTCTTTGTTCTTTTATCGATAAGTGTTTTTTCTCAATCTCGAAAAATCCCAATAGATACTATGGTTGTAACAACTCATACATCTACTATAAAAGGCAAAAGTATTTCTTATACTGCTACTACAGGAACACAACCTGTTTGGGATAAAAATGGTAATCCTATAGCTTCACTTTATTACACTTATTACGAGCGTAATAATGTAAAAAACAGCACAAACAGACCTCTTTTAATTTCATTTAATGGAGGGCCAGGCTCTGCTTCTGTGTGGATGCATATTGCTTACACAGGACCTAAAGTATTAAACTTAGACGATGAAGGTTATCCGGTTCAGCCTTATGGTGTAAAAGACAATCCGAATTCTATTTTAGATATAGCCGATATTGTTTACGTAAACCCTGTTAACACTGGATATTCTAGAATGATTGCCGATAAAGAAGGAAAATTTCCTGACCGTAAAGTCTTTTTCGGGATTAATGCAGATATTAAATATTTAGCAGAATGGGTGAATACCTTTGTTACTAGAAAAAACCGTTGGGAATCTCCAAAATATTTAATTGGTGAAAGCTATGGAGGAACACGTGTTATGGGATTAGCTAAAGAACTACAAAATAGTCAGTGGATGTATCTAAATGGTGTTATTATGGTATCGCCAGCCGACTATAAATTGTACAGTACGGGACAACCCATTTATTCAGCATTAAATTTACCTTATTTTACTGCAACCGCATGGCATCACAAGGTCTTACCTCCGGAATTACAACAGAAGGATTTATTAGATATTCTACCAGAAGTTGAAAATTACAGTATTAATACTCTTATGCCAGCAATTGCCAAAGGTGGTTTTATATCGGAAACAGAAAAAAAACAAGTTGCAGATAAAGTAGCTTATTATTCAGGTTTAAAAACTGAAGAAGTATTGCAAAGCAACTTAGAAGTACCAAATAATTATTTTTGGAAATCTTTATTACGCGATAAAACAGGTCAAACTGTAGGACGATTAGATTCTAGGTATTTAGGAATTGATAAAACTGAAACTGGTATTTCTCCAGATTATAATGCCGAAATTAGCTCTTGGTCGCATTCTTTTACGCCCGCAATTAATTACTACTTAAGAGAACATTTAAATTTTAAAACCGATATTAAATATAATATGTTCGGTAATGTTCATCCTTGGAATAAAGAAAACAACAACGTAAGAGAAGGCTTAAGACAAGCTATGGCTCAAAATCCTTATTTAAAAGTTTTAATTCAGTCTGGCTATTACGATGGTGCCACTACCTATTTTGCTGCAAAATATACTATGGGACAAATAGACCCTAGCGGAAAAATGAAAGACCGTTTTACTTTTAAAGGATATAGAAGCGGACATATGATGTATTTAAGAAAAGACGATTTAAAGACTGCAAACGATGATATCCGTGAATTTATAAAAACAGCGTCTAGTAACGGAAAAGCTGCCAAATACACGAAAGACTAA
- a CDS encoding potassium/proton antiporter, with product MNLTIENIVLVGSLLLFISIIVGKTSYKFGVPTLILFLSIGMLAGSEGIGGILFNDPKIAQFIGIVSLNFILFSGGLDTEWNTVKPILKEGLVLSTLGVLLTAVTLGVFVWYVTDFTIFESMLLGSIVSSTDAAAVFSILRSKNLALKANLRPTLELESGSNDPMAYVLTLAFLSLVINQDQDVSTIIFMFFQQMIVGAIAGFGFGKLSKLIINKITLDFEGLYPVLVIALMFITFSATDTLGGNGFLAIYICSVYLGNQDLIHKSTILKMFDGMAWLMQIVLFLTLGLLVFPSQIIPYMGIGLLISLFLMVVARPVSVLISTMFFKMKMRRRFYISWVGLRGAVPIVFATYPLLAGIDKANMIFNIVFFISVTSILIQGTTLSVVAKWLNVALPEKIKRASDDERYILDLPKSAMEETEIPANSYAVNKRIIDLHFPKSAFIVMIKRNGKFVRPGGSTVIEANDTLVILLDNDESLDEVKTLLAQTSIA from the coding sequence ATGAATTTAACAATTGAAAATATTGTATTAGTTGGTTCCCTTTTACTTTTTATAAGTATAATCGTTGGTAAAACATCATATAAATTTGGGGTTCCTACGTTAATTTTATTCTTATCTATAGGGATGTTAGCTGGCTCCGAAGGTATTGGAGGTATTTTATTTAATGATCCTAAAATTGCACAATTTATTGGTATTGTTTCACTTAACTTTATTTTGTTTTCAGGAGGTCTCGATACAGAATGGAATACCGTAAAACCTATTCTTAAAGAAGGGTTGGTGTTATCTACTTTGGGTGTTTTGCTTACAGCTGTTACATTAGGAGTATTTGTATGGTATGTCACCGATTTTACAATCTTTGAAAGTATGCTTTTAGGATCTATCGTATCGTCTACAGATGCTGCTGCCGTTTTCTCCATTTTACGATCTAAAAATCTAGCTTTAAAAGCGAATTTAAGACCTACATTAGAGCTGGAAAGTGGAAGTAACGACCCTATGGCTTATGTACTAACTTTGGCTTTCTTGTCGTTAGTAATCAATCAAGATCAAGACGTTTCTACAATCATTTTTATGTTTTTTCAACAAATGATAGTTGGAGCCATTGCTGGATTTGGATTTGGAAAACTTAGTAAACTTATTATTAACAAAATAACTTTAGATTTTGAAGGACTGTATCCGGTATTAGTAATTGCACTAATGTTTATTACATTTTCTGCTACCGATACACTTGGTGGTAACGGATTTCTCGCTATTTACATTTGTTCTGTATATTTAGGAAACCAAGATTTAATTCATAAATCTACTATCTTAAAAATGTTCGATGGTATGGCTTGGTTAATGCAAATTGTATTATTCCTTACTTTAGGATTACTTGTATTTCCTTCGCAAATTATCCCTTATATGGGCATCGGTTTATTAATATCATTATTCCTAATGGTAGTTGCTCGCCCGGTTAGTGTGTTAATTAGTACGATGTTTTTTAAAATGAAAATGCGACGTCGTTTCTATATTTCGTGGGTCGGGTTACGTGGCGCTGTACCGATAGTATTTGCAACCTATCCGTTATTGGCAGGAATTGACAAAGCCAATATGATTTTTAATATTGTATTCTTTATTTCAGTGACTTCTATTTTAATTCAAGGAACAACCTTATCTGTTGTAGCAAAATGGTTGAATGTTGCCCTTCCTGAAAAGATAAAACGCGCATCAGACGATGAGCGTTACATTTTAGATTTACCAAAATCGGCCATGGAGGAAACTGAAATTCCCGCAAATAGTTATGCTGTAAATAAACGAATTATCGATTTGCATTTTCCAAAATCAGCGTTTATTGTAATGATAAAGCGGAATGGTAAATTTGTGCGTCCAGGCGGTTCTACGGTTATAGAAGCTAACGATACTCTGGTAATTTTATTAGATAACGATGAAAGTTTAGATGAAGTGAAAACGTTACTTGCCCAAACGTCCATCGCTTAA